A window of Streptomyces armeniacus contains these coding sequences:
- a CDS encoding nitrite/sulfite reductase translates to MADTPQPPATERSRRKAGRHRGEGQWAAGHFTPLNGNEQTKKDDDGLNVRTRIETIYAHAGFDSIDGADLRGRMRWWGLYTQRKPGISGGKTAVLDPEELDDEFFMLRVRIDGGALTTRQLRVVGEISQEFARGTADITNRQNVQFHWIRIEDMPEIWRRLEAVGLSTTEACGDTPRVVLGSPVAGIAKDEIIDGTPAVEEISRRVVGNKAYSNLPRKFKTAVSGSPLLDVAHEINDVAFVGVEHPELGPGFDVWVGGGLSTNPKLGVRLGAWVPLEDVADVHEGVVSIFRDYGYRRLRTRARLKFLVADWGPEKFREVLEKEYLLRTLADGPAPEKPLQQWRDHVGVHEQHDGRFYVGFAPRVGRVDGTTLSKIADLAEAHGSGRVRTTVEQKMLILDVEEDQVEPLSEGLAALDLTTKPSVFRRGTMACTGLEFCKLAIVETKQRGISVIDELERRLPDFDEPVTINVNGCPNSCARIQVADIGLKGQLVTDADGEQVDGFQVHLGGSLGMEPGFGRKVRGLKVTAEELPDYIERVLRAFQEQRADGERFAQWAARADEGALK, encoded by the coding sequence ATGGCCGACACCCCCCAGCCTCCCGCCACCGAACGGTCCCGCCGCAAGGCGGGCCGGCACCGCGGCGAAGGCCAGTGGGCCGCCGGGCACTTCACGCCGCTCAACGGCAACGAGCAGACCAAGAAGGACGACGACGGTCTCAATGTGCGGACACGCATTGAGACGATCTACGCGCACGCCGGCTTCGACTCCATCGACGGCGCCGACCTGCGCGGCCGGATGCGCTGGTGGGGTCTCTACACCCAGCGCAAGCCCGGGATCAGCGGCGGCAAGACCGCCGTACTGGACCCGGAGGAGCTGGACGACGAGTTCTTCATGCTCCGCGTCCGCATCGACGGCGGCGCGCTGACGACCCGCCAGCTGCGGGTCGTCGGTGAGATCTCGCAGGAGTTCGCCCGCGGCACCGCGGACATCACCAACCGGCAGAACGTGCAGTTCCACTGGATCCGCATCGAGGACATGCCGGAGATCTGGCGCCGGCTGGAGGCCGTCGGGCTGTCCACCACGGAGGCGTGCGGCGACACCCCGCGCGTCGTGCTGGGTTCGCCGGTCGCGGGCATCGCCAAGGACGAGATCATCGACGGCACTCCCGCCGTCGAGGAGATCAGCCGCCGGGTCGTGGGCAACAAGGCGTACTCGAACCTGCCGCGCAAGTTCAAGACCGCAGTCTCCGGTTCGCCGCTGCTGGACGTGGCGCACGAGATCAACGACGTCGCGTTCGTCGGCGTCGAGCACCCCGAACTCGGTCCGGGCTTCGACGTCTGGGTCGGCGGCGGCCTGTCCACCAACCCCAAGCTCGGCGTACGGCTCGGGGCCTGGGTGCCGCTGGAGGACGTCGCCGACGTCCACGAGGGCGTCGTCTCGATCTTCCGCGACTACGGCTACCGCAGGCTGCGCACCCGTGCCCGGCTGAAGTTCCTGGTGGCCGACTGGGGCCCGGAGAAGTTCCGGGAGGTGCTGGAGAAGGAGTACCTGCTCCGTACGCTCGCCGACGGCCCCGCGCCCGAGAAGCCGCTCCAGCAGTGGCGGGACCACGTGGGCGTGCACGAGCAGCACGACGGCCGGTTCTACGTCGGCTTCGCGCCGCGCGTGGGCCGCGTGGACGGCACGACGCTCAGCAAGATCGCGGATCTCGCGGAGGCGCACGGATCGGGGCGCGTCCGTACGACCGTCGAGCAGAAGATGCTGATCCTCGACGTCGAGGAGGACCAGGTCGAGCCGCTCTCGGAGGGGCTGGCGGCGCTGGACCTCACCACGAAGCCGTCCGTCTTCCGGCGCGGCACGATGGCCTGCACGGGCCTGGAGTTCTGCAAGCTCGCGATCGTCGAGACGAAGCAGCGCGGGATCTCGGTGATCGACGAACTCGAGCGCCGGCTGCCGGACTTCGACGAGCCCGTCACCATCAACGTCAACGGCTGCCCCAACTCCTGCGCCCGTATCCAGGTCGCGGACATCGGTCTCAAGGGGCAGCTCGTCACGGACGCCGACGGCGAGCAGGTCGACGGCTTCCAGGTGCACCTCGGCGGCTCCCTCGGCATGGAGCCCGGCTTCGGCCGCAAGGTACGCGGGCTGAAGGTCACCGCCGAGGAACTCCCCGACTACATCGAGCGCGTGCTCCGGGCCTTCCAGGAACAGCGCGCGGACGGCGAGCGCTTCGCGCAGTGGGCGGCCCGCGCGGACGAAGGGGCGCTCAAGTGA
- a CDS encoding putative leader peptide yields MSRAGIALVSRRHVDLCRMSSAMCPAG; encoded by the coding sequence ATGTCTCGAGCTGGAATCGCCTTGGTGAGTCGACGCCACGTCGACCTCTGCCGCATGTCCAGCGCCATGTGTCCGGCGGGCTGA
- a CDS encoding GNAT family N-acetyltransferase: protein MSTVTVTTWWLEQNAPENLQPAHIPDTESGIRIARAEIPSPEFSRFLYTAVGGDVTWTDRLDWSLAEWRAFLDRPGVETWVAYDRGTPAGFIELDGGAADGVVEISYFGLIPAFRGRRIGGHLLSYGTARAWDLAERWDGCTPTGRVWVHTCSKDGPHALANYERRGFRRYDTTTAEEPAAAPPGPWPGAHGGANPR from the coding sequence ATGTCCACCGTCACCGTCACCACCTGGTGGCTGGAGCAGAACGCCCCCGAGAACCTCCAGCCCGCCCACATCCCGGACACCGAGTCCGGCATACGGATAGCGCGCGCCGAGATCCCCAGCCCGGAGTTCAGCCGCTTCCTCTACACCGCCGTCGGCGGCGACGTGACGTGGACCGACCGGCTCGACTGGAGCCTCGCGGAGTGGCGCGCGTTCCTGGACCGGCCGGGCGTGGAGACGTGGGTGGCGTACGACCGCGGGACGCCCGCCGGTTTCATCGAACTGGACGGCGGCGCGGCGGACGGCGTGGTCGAGATCAGCTACTTCGGGCTGATTCCAGCGTTCCGCGGCCGCCGTATCGGCGGGCACCTGCTCTCGTACGGCACCGCGCGCGCGTGGGACCTGGCCGAGCGGTGGGACGGCTGTACGCCGACGGGGCGGGTGTGGGTGCACACCTGCAGCAAGGACGGGCCGCACGCCCTCGCGAACTACGAGCGCCGCGGGTTCCGGCGCTACGACACCACCACCGCCGAGGAGCCGGCGGCCGCACCGCCCGGGCCGTGGCCGGGCGCGCACGGCGGGGCCAACCCGCGGTAA
- a CDS encoding carbohydrate kinase family protein, giving the protein MTAAPTPAAPVAVLGECVADAFVTPAPASTPPGAPAMGLEVLPGGGPANTAVALSRLGTPTRFLARLSADVFGRLFREHLETSGVDLGSTVAAPESSTLAVADLDADGRADYSFHAEGAADWQWTPRELADAAQSPVSCLHTGSLALVRPPGGAYVEELLADVRARATVSVDPNVRPLLVDPADYRARLPHWCAAADILRLSDDDLAHLRPGETPEAAADVFHGHGTRLVVVTLGADGVFASLDGKRLHVPAPQVTVVDTVGAGDSFMAGFLHALHRDGALGGRLDGLGTDGVETALRLGTRIAAAVCAVRGANPPWGHALAD; this is encoded by the coding sequence ATGACCGCCGCTCCCACCCCCGCAGCCCCCGTCGCCGTGCTCGGCGAATGCGTCGCCGACGCCTTCGTCACACCGGCGCCCGCGAGCACGCCACCGGGCGCGCCCGCCATGGGACTGGAGGTGCTGCCCGGCGGCGGACCGGCGAACACGGCCGTGGCCCTGTCCCGGCTCGGCACCCCGACCCGTTTCCTCGCCCGCCTCTCCGCGGACGTCTTCGGGCGCCTCTTCCGCGAGCACCTCGAGACATCGGGCGTCGACCTGGGCTCGACGGTGGCCGCACCCGAGTCCAGCACCCTCGCCGTCGCCGACCTCGACGCCGACGGCCGCGCCGACTACTCCTTCCACGCCGAGGGCGCCGCCGACTGGCAGTGGACCCCGCGCGAACTGGCCGACGCGGCACAGTCCCCGGTGTCCTGCCTGCACACCGGCTCGCTGGCACTCGTACGGCCACCGGGCGGCGCGTACGTCGAGGAGCTGCTCGCCGACGTACGGGCGCGGGCCACCGTCTCCGTCGACCCCAACGTGCGGCCGCTCCTCGTCGACCCCGCCGACTACCGTGCCCGGCTGCCGCACTGGTGCGCCGCCGCCGACATCCTCCGCCTCTCCGACGACGACCTCGCCCACCTGCGCCCCGGCGAGACACCCGAGGCCGCCGCCGACGTCTTCCACGGGCACGGCACCCGGCTGGTGGTCGTCACACTCGGCGCGGACGGCGTGTTCGCGTCCCTCGACGGGAAGCGGCTGCACGTACCGGCACCGCAGGTCACGGTCGTGGACACGGTTGGCGCGGGCGACTCGTTCATGGCGGGCTTCCTGCACGCGCTGCACCGCGACGGGGCACTGGGCGGACGGCTCGACGGGCTCGGCACGGACGGCGTCGAGACGGCGCTCCGGCTCGGCACGCGGATCGCGGCGGCGGTGTGCGCCGTACGCGGCGCCAACCCGCCCTGGGGGCACGCACTGGCGGACTGA
- a CDS encoding YihY/virulence factor BrkB family protein: MYSNVPKRKLAWLLLKDTVNSCMEYRVIGLAAEAAFFTLISIPPLLLGLIGMLGYLDTWVDLDTIQSIRRNFLEASQTVLSDRGVDQIARPLIDDVIKGGRPDVISLGFALALWSGSRAVNVFIDTITVMYGLDGHRGIIKTRLLAFLLYLAALVIGLVALPLMVAGPDTAVRLLPQTEWLVETFYWPLVLLLSIIFLTTLYHVSVPVRSPWREDVPGALVALVMWVLGSFLLRVYLTNTVEGPTIYGSLAAPVAVLLWIGISAFAVLVGAAVNAAIDHVWPSVATAAARRITEQAREKAAAEVIAAAAARRAMRDAEGEGDGDGDPPAEFPERWTKFLPPSDIRARLRSRNRP; encoded by the coding sequence ATGTACAGCAACGTCCCCAAACGCAAACTGGCATGGCTGCTGCTGAAGGACACCGTCAACTCCTGCATGGAGTACCGCGTGATCGGCCTCGCCGCCGAAGCCGCCTTCTTCACGCTGATCTCCATCCCGCCCCTGCTCCTCGGCCTGATCGGGATGCTCGGCTACCTCGACACCTGGGTCGATCTGGACACCATCCAGTCGATCCGCCGCAACTTCCTCGAGGCCTCGCAGACCGTCCTCTCCGACCGGGGCGTCGACCAGATCGCCCGGCCGCTCATCGACGACGTCATCAAGGGCGGCCGCCCCGACGTCATCTCGCTCGGCTTCGCGCTCGCCCTGTGGTCCGGCTCGCGCGCGGTGAACGTCTTCATCGACACCATCACCGTCATGTACGGCCTCGACGGCCACCGCGGCATCATCAAGACCCGGCTGCTCGCCTTCCTGCTCTACCTGGCCGCACTCGTCATCGGCCTCGTCGCCCTCCCGCTGATGGTCGCGGGCCCGGACACCGCCGTACGGCTGCTGCCGCAGACGGAGTGGCTGGTCGAAACGTTCTACTGGCCGCTGGTGCTGCTCCTCTCGATCATCTTCCTGACGACGCTGTACCACGTGTCCGTACCCGTACGGTCGCCCTGGCGCGAGGACGTACCGGGCGCGCTGGTCGCCCTCGTCATGTGGGTACTGGGCAGCTTCCTGCTGCGCGTCTACCTCACGAACACCGTGGAGGGGCCGACCATCTACGGCTCCCTGGCCGCGCCCGTCGCCGTACTGCTGTGGATCGGCATCTCCGCCTTCGCGGTACTCGTGGGCGCGGCGGTGAACGCCGCCATCGACCACGTATGGCCGTCCGTCGCCACGGCGGCCGCGCGCCGCATCACCGAGCAGGCACGCGAAAAGGCCGCGGCGGAGGTCATCGCCGCGGCGGCGGCACGGCGCGCGATGCGCGACGCGGAGGGGGAGGGCGACGGCGACGGCGACCCGCCGGCGGAATTCCCGGAACGCTGGACGAAGTTCCTCCCCCCGAGCGACATCCGCGCCAGACTCCGGTCACGAAACCGCCCCTGA
- a CDS encoding MFS transporter, whose translation MTLLPERGALLGTLRHRGFRQLAVGRCLTYFGNAMAPIALAFAVLDLGGSAVEVGIVVGARSIANAALLLFGGLLADRLPRALVLQGASVAAALAQAAVAATLLLGSATLPVLVLLSVVNGAVSAVSIPASAALVPQTVPPYELRAANALARMGLNAGMIAGASLGGMLTALVNPGWGLACNAVAFLAAAAGYRAAGRALARAPHTASTPEAGQKTEQKAERAHPWRELREGWTEFTSRTWVWVVVLQFFVVNAVSAGGIQVLGPTIADSTFGRTAWGFVLATQMAGALVGGVLVARSRARHALRIGVAVVALDALPLLALAQSADVVLLMAAMFVNGIAIEQFGVAWDLSLQENIPQDRLARVYSYDALGSTIALPVGEMVAGPLAERVGPRPTMLGGVALVAAVTAAALCSRDVRSLTTRSGTEPAPPSAGKAGPPEQTAPSTQPPQPEQAEQPAQPAESAEGPEATTFDRI comes from the coding sequence GTGACTCTCCTCCCCGAGCGCGGAGCGCTCCTCGGTACGTTGCGGCACCGCGGGTTCCGGCAGCTCGCGGTCGGGCGCTGCCTCACGTACTTCGGCAACGCCATGGCCCCCATCGCGCTCGCCTTCGCCGTGCTCGACCTCGGCGGGTCCGCCGTGGAGGTCGGGATCGTCGTCGGGGCGCGTTCCATCGCCAACGCCGCGCTGCTCCTCTTCGGCGGACTGCTCGCCGACCGGCTGCCCCGGGCGCTCGTCCTGCAGGGCGCCAGCGTCGCCGCCGCGCTGGCGCAGGCGGCCGTCGCCGCCACCCTGCTGCTCGGGTCGGCCACCCTCCCCGTACTGGTGCTGCTCAGCGTCGTGAACGGTGCCGTGTCCGCCGTCTCGATTCCGGCGTCGGCCGCCCTCGTACCGCAGACCGTGCCGCCGTACGAGCTGCGCGCGGCCAACGCCCTGGCCCGGATGGGGCTGAACGCGGGCATGATCGCCGGGGCCTCCCTCGGCGGCATGCTCACCGCCCTCGTCAACCCCGGCTGGGGCCTGGCCTGCAACGCCGTCGCCTTCCTCGCCGCCGCGGCCGGTTACCGCGCCGCGGGCCGCGCGCTTGCCCGAGCGCCGCATACGGCGTCCACACCGGAGGCCGGACAGAAGACAGAACAGAAGGCAGAACGCGCGCACCCGTGGCGTGAATTGCGGGAGGGCTGGACCGAGTTCACGTCCCGGACCTGGGTCTGGGTCGTCGTGCTGCAGTTCTTCGTCGTGAACGCCGTGTCCGCGGGCGGTATCCAGGTGCTGGGGCCGACCATCGCGGACAGCACTTTCGGCCGTACGGCGTGGGGCTTCGTACTGGCCACCCAGATGGCCGGGGCGCTGGTGGGCGGGGTGCTGGTGGCGCGGTCGCGGGCGCGGCACGCGTTGCGGATCGGCGTCGCCGTCGTGGCGCTCGACGCACTGCCGCTGCTCGCGCTGGCCCAGTCGGCGGACGTGGTCCTGCTGATGGCGGCGATGTTCGTGAACGGCATCGCGATCGAGCAGTTCGGCGTGGCCTGGGACCTCTCGCTCCAGGAGAACATCCCGCAGGACCGGCTGGCGCGCGTCTACTCGTACGACGCCCTCGGCTCGACGATCGCCCTGCCGGTCGGCGAGATGGTGGCGGGCCCGCTCGCCGAACGCGTCGGGCCGCGCCCGACGATGCTCGGCGGTGTCGCGCTGGTCGCGGCGGTCACCGCGGCGGCGCTGTGCAGCAGGGACGTACGGTCGCTCACCACCCGTTCCGGCACCGAGCCCGCGCCGCCGTCGGCCGGGAAGGCGGGCCCACCGGAACAAACCGCACCGTCAACCCAACCCCCGCAGCCGGAGCAAGCGGAGCAACCGGCGCAACCCGCAGAGTCGGCAGAGGGACCGGAGGCGACCACCTTTGACCGGATTTGA
- a CDS encoding helix-turn-helix domain-containing protein: MPAAPRHPPRSQEDVVGLRVLAHPLRLRLLSLLTGRAYSAAEAARVLDQTQANVSYHLRRLLAAGLVELVEEVEVRGGTAKRYRHDPDSGGRLTADSTAEYLVVATALGEELRRRAADRAPDSLGELTDAELWLDPEDWHGIRERARRLGEDLHAAARPPEAASAGAVRVSATVVLFEMTGGGDAGAGTAGSPEPDGGPGPGPRPASRTGGEGSAASAQGSPASGSGGGGSSAKRSTP; this comes from the coding sequence ATGCCCGCCGCCCCGCGCCACCCGCCGCGCTCCCAAGAGGACGTCGTCGGGCTCCGCGTGCTCGCCCACCCCCTGCGGCTGCGGCTGCTCTCGCTGCTGACGGGCCGGGCGTACAGCGCCGCCGAAGCGGCCAGGGTGCTCGACCAGACCCAGGCCAACGTCAGCTACCACCTGCGCAGACTGCTCGCCGCCGGCCTCGTCGAGCTGGTGGAGGAGGTGGAGGTGCGCGGGGGTACGGCGAAGCGCTACCGGCACGATCCCGACAGCGGCGGGCGGCTCACCGCCGACAGCACGGCGGAGTACCTGGTGGTGGCCACGGCGCTGGGCGAGGAGCTGCGGCGCCGCGCGGCGGACCGCGCGCCGGACAGCCTGGGCGAACTGACCGACGCCGAACTCTGGCTCGACCCGGAGGACTGGCACGGCATCCGCGAACGCGCGCGGAGGCTCGGCGAGGACCTGCACGCCGCGGCACGGCCGCCGGAGGCGGCGAGCGCGGGGGCGGTACGGGTCAGCGCGACGGTCGTGCTGTTCGAGATGACGGGCGGCGGTGACGCCGGGGCGGGTACGGCCGGTTCACCCGAGCCGGACGGCGGCCCCGGCCCCGGCCCCCGCCCCGCCTCCCGCACCGGCGGGGAAGGAAGCGCGGCCTCCGCTCAGGGCTCGCCCGCGAGCGGTTCCGGCGGTGGCGGCAGCAGCGCGAAGAGGTCCACGCCGTAG
- a CDS encoding VOC family protein, giving the protein MATTPRFAVVELAVEDMARTLDFYRRLGLEVPPGSDDQPHVEALLPGGLKVVFDTIETLRALDPDWEGDNGGGGEGTGASAPTRDSAGAGGTGGPGISLAFECGSPADVDAVYGELVAAGYRARKEPWDAFWGMRYAVVGDPDGYGVDLFALLPPPPEPLAGEP; this is encoded by the coding sequence ATGGCCACTACTCCGCGCTTCGCCGTCGTAGAGCTCGCCGTCGAGGACATGGCACGGACGCTGGACTTCTATCGGCGGCTCGGCCTCGAGGTGCCCCCCGGATCCGACGACCAGCCGCACGTCGAGGCGCTGCTGCCGGGCGGGCTGAAGGTCGTGTTCGACACGATCGAGACGCTGCGCGCGCTCGACCCCGACTGGGAGGGCGACAACGGGGGCGGCGGCGAGGGTACGGGGGCCTCCGCCCCTACGCGTGACTCCGCCGGTGCCGGCGGGACAGGCGGGCCGGGTATCTCGCTCGCCTTCGAGTGCGGCAGCCCGGCGGACGTGGACGCGGTGTACGGCGAACTCGTGGCGGCCGGTTACCGGGCGCGCAAGGAGCCGTGGGACGCCTTCTGGGGCATGCGGTACGCGGTGGTCGGCGACCCGGACGGCTACGGCGTGGACCTCTTCGCGCTGCTGCCGCCACCGCCGGAACCGCTCGCGGGCGAGCCCTGA
- the rsgA gene encoding ribosome small subunit-dependent GTPase A, with protein MSEFADLSDLADASGLAAFGWDAHFADAFALYDTEYGTDCDPDTDPDTDPDTDAGRSLVPARVVRVDRGQCDAVTARGTVRADTSAVATPDPLRTICTGDWAVLGTGPGGQFEVRALLPRRTAFVRSTSSKRTEGQVLAANVDHALIAVSLAVELDLGRVERFVSLAWSSGAQPLLVLTKADLVPDPDTLAQLVADTEVSAPGVQVLAASSATGEGIDVLSAVVSGGTTVLLGQSGAGKSTLANALLGEDLQEVQQTRGRDGKGRHTTTARDLLPLPGGGVLIDTPGLRGVGLWDADEGVGQAFSEIETLAEECRFHDCAHESEPGCAVLAAIDEGTLPQRRLDSYRKLLRENARLAARTDARLRAQQKQMFKQRQALGRHMTERKRGPGYKG; from the coding sequence ATGAGCGAATTCGCCGACCTCTCCGACCTGGCCGACGCCTCCGGGCTCGCCGCGTTCGGCTGGGACGCACACTTCGCCGACGCCTTCGCGCTGTACGACACCGAGTACGGCACGGACTGCGACCCCGACACCGACCCCGACACAGACCCCGACACCGACGCCGGGCGCAGCCTCGTACCCGCCCGCGTCGTACGGGTCGACCGCGGCCAGTGCGACGCGGTCACCGCCCGCGGCACGGTCCGTGCGGACACCTCCGCCGTGGCCACCCCCGACCCGCTCCGCACCATCTGCACGGGCGACTGGGCGGTGCTCGGCACCGGCCCCGGGGGGCAGTTCGAGGTACGGGCGCTGCTGCCGCGGCGTACGGCCTTCGTACGGTCCACCTCCTCGAAGCGCACCGAGGGCCAGGTGCTCGCCGCCAACGTCGACCACGCCCTCATCGCCGTGTCCCTCGCGGTCGAGCTGGACCTCGGCCGCGTCGAGCGTTTCGTGTCGCTGGCCTGGTCGAGCGGCGCGCAGCCGCTGCTCGTCCTGACCAAGGCCGACCTCGTACCGGACCCGGACACGCTGGCCCAACTCGTCGCGGACACCGAGGTGTCCGCGCCCGGAGTCCAGGTGCTCGCGGCCAGTTCGGCGACGGGCGAGGGGATCGACGTGCTGTCCGCCGTCGTGTCGGGCGGGACGACGGTGCTGCTCGGCCAGTCCGGAGCGGGCAAGTCCACGCTGGCCAACGCGCTGCTGGGGGAGGACCTCCAGGAGGTGCAGCAGACCCGCGGGCGCGACGGCAAGGGGCGGCACACCACGACCGCCCGGGACCTGCTGCCGCTGCCCGGCGGCGGCGTGCTCATCGACACCCCCGGCCTGCGCGGCGTCGGCCTGTGGGACGCGGACGAGGGGGTCGGCCAGGCGTTCTCCGAGATCGAGACGCTGGCCGAGGAGTGCCGCTTCCACGACTGCGCGCACGAGTCGGAGCCGGGCTGCGCGGTGCTCGCCGCGATCGACGAGGGCACGCTGCCTCAGCGCCGCCTGGACAGCTACCGCAAGCTGCTCCGTGAGAACGCCCGCCTGGCCGCCCGTACGGACGCGCGGCTGCGGGCGCAGCAGAAGCAGATGTTCAAGCAGCGGCAGGCGCTGGGCCGGCACATGACCGAACGCAAACGAGGCCCGGGCTACAAGGGCTAG
- a CDS encoding MFS transporter, whose amino-acid sequence MSSLFVLWSATAVALEVPSGLWADRFSRRRLLTLAPLLTGAGFALWTFLPSYASFAAGFVLWGAGSSLRSGTVQALTYEELVRAGEADAYARLIGRARGLRTVAEMAATALAAPVIAAGGYRAAGVASVLVCAAGAAVSLAFPESRDGRNERRDGCRNEHRTVPEPPPDEEPHPGLRELLRGGLAEVRGSPAARRAVLLAAVLTGALSYDEYVPLLTVSTGVTDATVPLLLLVVSAGAVAGGWCAGRGGRWLAPGLAAAACCLACGALSGHPAGLLLVGIAYGLGNWAVATAEARLQDRIADRTRATVSSMAGLGAEIVAVLVFAGYALGSAWSPPGPLLAALAIPYLALAWALRRRGQGRQRRGALRREPPGERPVSPTESGDAR is encoded by the coding sequence ATCTCCTCGCTGTTCGTTCTGTGGTCGGCCACCGCCGTCGCCCTGGAGGTGCCGTCGGGCCTGTGGGCGGACCGCTTCTCGCGCCGCCGCCTGCTGACGCTCGCGCCGCTGCTGACGGGTGCGGGCTTCGCGCTGTGGACGTTCCTGCCGTCCTACGCTTCGTTCGCGGCGGGCTTCGTGCTGTGGGGTGCGGGCAGCTCGCTGCGTTCCGGCACCGTGCAGGCGCTGACGTACGAGGAGCTGGTGCGGGCCGGTGAGGCGGACGCGTACGCGCGGCTCATCGGCCGCGCCCGCGGCCTCCGTACGGTGGCGGAAATGGCGGCCACCGCACTGGCCGCCCCGGTGATCGCCGCGGGCGGATACCGCGCGGCGGGCGTCGCCAGCGTGCTGGTGTGCGCGGCGGGGGCGGCGGTCAGCCTGGCGTTCCCGGAGTCGCGGGACGGGCGGAACGAGCGGCGGGACGGGTGCCGGAACGAGCACCGTACGGTGCCCGAACCGCCACCAGACGAGGAGCCGCACCCCGGGCTGCGGGAGCTGCTCCGCGGGGGCCTCGCGGAGGTGCGCGGCTCGCCCGCCGCCCGCCGCGCCGTGCTGCTGGCCGCCGTGCTGACGGGGGCGCTGTCCTACGACGAGTACGTGCCGCTGCTGACCGTCTCCACGGGAGTCACCGACGCCACCGTGCCGCTGCTGCTCCTGGTGGTCTCGGCGGGCGCCGTGGCCGGCGGCTGGTGCGCGGGCCGCGGCGGGCGCTGGCTGGCGCCCGGGCTGGCGGCAGCCGCGTGCTGTCTGGCCTGCGGTGCGCTGAGCGGCCACCCGGCGGGCCTGCTGCTGGTGGGCATCGCGTACGGGCTGGGGAACTGGGCGGTGGCGACGGCCGAGGCGCGGCTCCAGGACCGTATCGCCGACCGGACCCGCGCCACCGTCAGCTCGATGGCGGGGCTGGGCGCCGAGATCGTCGCCGTCCTCGTGTTCGCGGGCTACGCCCTCGGCTCCGCCTGGTCGCCGCCGGGGCCGCTGCTCGCCGCGCTGGCGATCCCGTATCTGGCCCTGGCCTGGGCGCTGCGGCGCCGGGGCCAGGGCCGGCAGCGGCGAGGGGCGCTGCGGAGGGAGCCGCCGGGGGAGCGGCCCGTCAGCCCGACGGAGAGCGGCGACGCTCGCTGA
- a CDS encoding PGPGW domain-containing protein produces the protein MLRKSAIRLIVLTLGSVCLLVGIALLVLPGPGLLLVFAGLLLLAREVPALERHVEPARERAMRAAEESVSTRLRITGSVLAGLGLIAAGIVWGLWPELPLGGWATGSGLVLSGFILLGLLWWSHRRVSERRRSPSG, from the coding sequence GTGCTCCGCAAGTCGGCGATACGGCTGATCGTCCTGACCCTCGGCAGCGTCTGTCTGCTGGTGGGCATCGCCCTGCTCGTCCTCCCCGGACCGGGGCTGCTGCTCGTGTTCGCCGGACTGCTGCTCCTCGCCCGCGAGGTGCCCGCGCTGGAGCGGCACGTGGAACCGGCGCGCGAGCGGGCCATGCGGGCGGCCGAGGAGAGCGTCTCCACCCGGCTGCGGATCACCGGCTCGGTCCTCGCCGGGCTGGGGCTGATCGCCGCCGGGATCGTGTGGGGGCTGTGGCCCGAGCTGCCGCTGGGCGGCTGGGCGACCGGCTCGGGCCTGGTGCTCTCCGGGTTCATCCTGCTGGGGCTGCTGTGGTGGAGCCACCGGCGCGTCAGCGAGCGTCGCCGCTCTCCGTCGGGCTGA
- a CDS encoding metallophosphoesterase family protein: MRLLLMSDTHLPRRARALPEELLARVPEADAVFHAGDWVDTATLDLLESRARRLIGVYGNNDGPGLRSRLPEEAYAELGGVRFAVVHETGPAKGRERRCADRYPDADVLVFGHSHIPWDTTADNGLRLLNPGSPTDRRRQPYCTYMTAEVRGTRLAGVQLHRLPPRVPPRTPDRR; the protein is encoded by the coding sequence GTGCGCCTCCTGCTGATGTCCGACACCCATCTGCCGCGCCGGGCCCGCGCCCTGCCCGAGGAGCTGCTCGCCCGCGTCCCGGAGGCCGACGCCGTGTTCCACGCGGGCGACTGGGTCGACACCGCCACCCTCGACCTGCTGGAGTCCCGCGCCCGCCGCCTCATCGGCGTCTACGGCAACAACGACGGCCCCGGCCTGCGCTCGCGGCTGCCCGAGGAAGCGTATGCGGAGCTGGGCGGCGTCCGTTTCGCCGTCGTCCACGAGACGGGCCCCGCGAAGGGGCGCGAGCGGCGCTGCGCCGACCGGTACCCGGACGCCGACGTGCTCGTCTTCGGGCACAGCCACATTCCGTGGGACACGACGGCGGACAACGGGCTGCGGCTGCTGAACCCCGGCTCCCCCACCGACCGCAGGCGTCAGCCGTACTGCACATACATGACCGCCGAGGTACGGGGTACCCGGCTCGCCGGCGTCCAGCTGCACCGCCTGCCGCCGCGCGTACCGCCGCGTACGCCGGACCGCCGCTGA